The genomic region GATGGAGTACACTTTTACGGTATCTTCGTATTTTTCTCCAAAGAGTGCCATCGCCCCTGCACGCTTTGCTTCTTCGAGCGACATTATTTCCATCGTAACCGGTAAATCTGCTTGGATCTGCTCGTTGACAATACGTTCTACTTCCGCCTTTTCTTCGGCAGTCATCGGCTGCGGATGAGAAAAGTCGAAGCGGAGTCGCTCTGCCGTAATATTAGACCCTTTTTGCGCAACATGATCGCCAAGTACCATCCTGAGCGCTTTATGCAAAAGATGCGTCGCGGTGTGGTACGCGGTGGTCTGCTCGGAGTGATCTGCCAAACCACCTTTAAAAATCTGTTCGCTTCCGGCGCGAGAGAGCGCTTGGTGTTTTTTAAAGGCTTCTTCAAATTCCTCTTTATCAACGGTTAAGCCCGATTCCCGCGCAAGCTCTTCGGTAAGCTCAATAGGGAAGCCGTAGGTATCGTAGAGTTTAAAGGCGAGCCTGCCCGGGATAATCTTTTTAGGATTTTTTAACAGGTTTGGCTTCATTTTTTCGTACTCAGTCTCGCCTTTTTTGAGGGTCTCGAGGAAGCGTTTTTCTTCGGCTTCAAGCTCGGCGGTGATGGTTGCTTCTTTCTCTTTTAATTCGGGATACGCGCCCTTGTATTGTTCGATGACAACCTTTGCCGGAATTGCGAGGAAAGTTCCCTCGATACCAAGCTTCCTGCCATGGCGGACAGCTCGTCTGATAATACGGCGAAGTACGTACCCTGCACCGACATTGGATGGCACCACAGTTTTCGGATCTCCCAAGATAACGGTAGCCGCCCGGATGTGGTCACAGATAATACGGACGGATACATCTTTTTCAGCATCGCTGCCGTATTGGTAGCCGGTAATCTTTTCAATTGCGGCAATCAGCGGGGTAAAAATCTCGGTTTCGTACACGGATTTCTTGCCTTGCAGCATTGCAACGGTACGTTCAATTCCCATACCGGTATCGACACAGTGCCGCTCCAACGTGTGATAGGAACCGTCTTGCTCTTTGCGGTACTGCATAAAGACATCGTTCCATATTTCAACGTACTTACCGCAGCTGCAACCCGGGCGACATTCGGCGCCGCACGCAGGCTTTTCCGTGTCGATGAACATTTCCGTGTCGGGATGCGGTGCGTTTCACCAGTTATCCTCGCGGGGTAAAAAGTGAATCCGTTCTTTCGGGATACCGTGTTTTTCCCAAATCTCCGCCGATTCGGTGTCGCGTGGCACTTTATCATCGCCTGCAAAAACGGTTACGGAAAGGAGATCAACCGGAATGTTAAGATATTGTGGGCTTGTCAAAAATTCAAAGCTGAATCCAATAGCTTCTTTTTTAAAGTAATCGCCAAGCGACCAGTTTCCCAGCATTTCAAAAAAGGTGAGGTGAGAAGCATCCCCTACCGCATCGATGTCGCCGGTGCGGATACACTTTTGATAGTCCGTTAAACGTGTCCCCGCAGGATGCGGTTCACCCATCAGATAGGGAACAAGCGGGTGCATACCTGCGGTGGTAAATAGTACGGTAGGATCGTTTTCGGGGATAACCGACTTACCGGAAATTTCCGTATGGCCTTTACTTTTAAAAAAATGCGATATACTTGGAACGGAGTTCGTCTGCTGTAATGTGTTTATTCATATCTTACCATAGTAAGAAAAGCTATTAAGCCTGTCAACTGTACTTTTGAAAATAGGTGGCACATCTGCGTTGTCGCTTAACAAAAAACAGTCCTCGACGTACAACAAGTACGCCTGCGGGTGTTTTTTGTACGCTCCTAGCATCTGTACCGCCTATTTTCAAAAGCGCTGGCTATGCAGAACGGACACGGCTGTCCGGGGTTTTACACAGCAGCGAAAAAAAAGATGGTGGCAGTTCCGGTACACGGTTTCGCATAAGTGTTCTACCGAACACTGCCGGTATTTGCTTGCAGCCTGATAGGTATACGAAATATTCAACGGGGTGTTTACCTCTCGTCTAACCGGTTGAGGGGCGAGGTACGGGGCATCCGTCTCCAATAGTAGTTTATCGTCAGGCACCATGCGTACCAATTCCGCTATTGTGGAAGCTGTTTTCGCATTGTCAGTGTATGTGATGGTACCCGGAAATGAAAGATACCAGCCCCGTTCTAAAAAAGCCTCGGCTTCTTTCTTCCCGTACGAAAAACAATGAATAACGCCTCGGTGCCAGCCTACTTCGTCGATACAACGGAGCGTCGGTTCAAAGCCGTCGCGTGAATGAATAATCACAGCCAATCCGTACCGTTTGGCAAGAGCAAGCTGTTCTTTAAACAGCGTTTCTTCACCGGCGAGATCATCGGTTCCCGTACCCGTTGCTCCGGCATGGTTCCAATACCGGTCTATACCGCATTCTCCGACTGCCGTATACAGCTGCCCGCTTTTAAGAATCGCTTGAATATCGGCTTCAAGCCTTTGCAATGCCTCTGCCGGATGTTCAATAGCGGCACGCCCCGGCCACAATCCCGCAGAAAAATGGATAAAATCGGGTATAGAGCCGTCTTTGCCGCAAGCTTCCGCAACGGTGTTATACCGTGGCGTAAAATCTCCGGCATCGGTTCCGATATCCATTATAAAAGGATACCCTTCTTCCTGCATCGCTTTCAGTATCAGCGGAAAGTGTGCCGCTTTTTGAGAAATATGATGTAAATGACAATGAGAGTCTGTAAACAATCTTGACCGCCTCTATAAATTCCGGTATAGTATATCATCTTTGCCGGAGTGGTGGAATTGGTAGACACCAGGGACTTAAAATCCCTTGACTGGTAACGGTCGTACGAGTTCAAGTCTCGTCTCCGGCACTTCTTTTCATGGAAGTCCCGAGCAACCCCGCTTTTTAATATATTTTCTTATCTGTGCTTTATTCTATGTCTTGAACTATTATACGCGACTGCGTCTAATCTATTGTGAACTTATCGATGGTACGTTTCTGCATTCCATTAAAAATCTCTTCCGACTTTTGCACTTAATTTTTTTTCTTGTTTTCCGATATTGTCTGTATGAAGCTATGGGAGGATCTTATGAGAAAATACCATGTACTGTCAGCTCTAGTGGGGGCATTGTTGTTATTACCCCTTGGAGCGGAAGAATTACTCACAGCAGAAACTTATGCATCTTATTACGGAGAGGCTTTTAACGGCCGGCCGACGTCAAGCGGCGAAATTTTCGATATGAATGCCTATACGGCAGCCCACAAAACACTGCCGTTCGGAACTTTTCTTGAAGTAACCAATCTTGAAAACGGGAAAAAAGTGGTGGTACGCGTAAACGACCGCGGCCCATTTGTCCCAAACCGCGAGATAGATTTATCAAAAGCTGCAGCTAAATCCTTGGGGATGATTAGCCGCGGTATCACACGAGTTTCGATTAAAAGGGTTGATTCGCTTGATCATGCAGCACTCGTTGCAACAACTGATGTTTACAGCGACACAACGACGGAATCCGCACCGAAAGGAGCTCATCCCGTTACCGATTCCCAGCCTGAAGCGGTGCCTGTTCAGAAGGAGGCGGTGTCCGATATACCTGCTAAAGGTTCCGACACAGCGGCAGAAACGGCGCCGTCTAAAGTAACACAAGCTCAAGCATCACAGCCTAACACAACACAAAGACAACCGTCATCTGTAGATCAACAAACAGCAAAGCCTGATACCGTTAAAGGTGTTGCAAACCGTTCAGCTTCCGCACAACCGGCACAAACTCCGGCTCCGGTTTATTCACAAGGTACTTCAGGCGTGTTGTGGAGAATTCAGCTGGGCGCTTTTGCACGGGAAGAAAATGCACTGCGGCTTGTTGTCCAACTGAGAAAAGCAGGGTTCGACCCTGCGTATGAGCGTACTGAAAAATCGGTACGGGTTGTCCTTCCGGGTATACAACCAGACGATCTTGAAAAAGTAAAAGAGGCGCTGGCGAATCATTCTTTCACCGATTACGTAATCAGACAGGAAAGCTGGTAAGCCGATTTTTTTATCAAAGTAAACGTATCAGACAAATCGACAACTCCACGACGCAAGGTGCCGGGGTTGTCGATTGTTATGTGCTATAGCGACCATTAGTGATGAGTGTTGCATCATTTCTTCTTGCTAATACGGCATAGTACATATCAATTCCCGCCAAAAAGCGCTTGAAACGGCTATATAGGTCAGTACAATTTCTATTCGTTGTTTCCTCTTTACTCATCTTCTTCAGCGCTCATTGCTGGAGTTGATTCGCCTAACCACTCACCGCCGGCTTGCTCCGGCAGCGTTTGTACCGGTATGTCGTTACTCATCACATACAACAATATCAGAACCCGCCTGCGTAGCCGGTGTCACGTATCATTTTTTTCGATTTTAATGAAAGTTTTTTGCAGCCTTCAAACACGGAATCATCGTCATATCGAATTTTATGCGAAGGCATTGTAACGGTTGTCAAGTTTTCGCAGTTCTTAAAAGCGCCGGTTCCGATGGATTTTACGGAGTTCGGAATTTCAAGCGTTTCTATCTTCGATTTAGTAAACGCACCCGATTCAATCGTTTCCAATCCTTCCCATAAGGCTACCGACGATACATTGATGCCAGCAAAACACATAAAAAGGGATGGTCGTTTGAGTATTCGGCCATCGTATCGCTTCAAGTGCATTGCAATTTCCTAAGAAGCACATAAGATAGCTGCAATAGCGCGGAAAAAAGATTTTTTTTACCGTATCGGCAAAGGATGTATCTATATAGGTGATCGTGTCGGGAAAGATAACCGACGTAATCGGCGTTTTGACATTTTCGTTATCAAATCCGCATCCAACCGAAACAACGGGAAAATCCTCAATGCTGTCGGGGATGACGATATCACCGCCTTTTCCGACGTACTTTAGGATAACTACTCCCGTACCGTCTCCATTTAAGTCGTACTCAAAGTCCGAAACGGGAGAGACGCTCTGCGCCAATACCGGTATCAAACCGGTACCGCTGATCAAAACAGCAAGCAGTACCGCCATAGAAAAAGGTTTTTTGTTCATTTTTATAGCTCCTTATACAGTAGGTAATGATTCCGGTAAATCGCTATTACAGTACCGGCATTTAACGGCGGCTTTTTTTATATCTTCTCCGCAGTACGGGCAGGTTTTGTATTCATCAGGATGCGTATGTGCATTGTGTTCGGTATTTTCCGCTGCGGGTTGTGTAGGATGCGGCTCGGATAGGTTGCTGTTGCAGTAGCGGCACACGACGGCAATCTTTTTTATTTGTTCGCCACAGTAAGGGCAGATTTTTACATCGTTGTTCGGAGCGTTTTGAGTACCATCCGCTTGAGTTTGCGCGGCTTGTTTTGCCTGCTTCTCTTTTTGAATTGCTTTGTATCGCCATACGGCGCCGTCGGGGTTATCCGCCTGTAAAGAACATTTAGACACATATCCCGACTTTATCAGTTTCTCTTTAAGCCAGTCGTTGCCTTTTATGCCGTAATAAACCGACACACCGAGTAATCCCAGAGCCCTTCCCCAATTAGTTCCCACAACCCCTAACAAAGAAAGTATGGTGAGTGCTATTCCCGTTACGGCTTGCGGAGTTAAATCGTGATACAGTGCCCAAAAACCGTCTAACCAAAATGCCGGATGCGACCAGCCTTTTTTTACCGCCTTAATGTCTCCCGAAGGATGTTCATAAATGACAAATTCTTTCATCGGTATCTCCCGTTTAAAAATAAGCAAGACGACTTATCCGCCTGCCTGATATTCCGTATTCTCTACACATCCCGTTTACAGTACCGGCACTTAATGGCAATCTTTTTTATCTGCTCGCCGCAGTAGGGACAGGTTTTGTATTCGGCATCGGAGATTCCGCTATTTATACCGGCTGCTGTATGTCCACTGCCCTGATCGGACTGTACAGATGATTCTTCCGCTGTACCGATACTTGGTTCTGCAGCTGTCGGGGCATTTTTAAATTCCATAATGGCAATGCCCGCAGTATTGGCTTGCATAATGCCTGCAAATTGGTACCCTTCTTTTAACAGTTTTGTTTTGATCCATGTATTGCCGGTGGCTCCGCAAAAAAAAGCTAAGCACATTGCTACCATGACTAAATACAGAATTGGCGGGTCGTTTACTAGCGCTATAATATATATTAACCACCACGACGAACCGATAAAACCCATTATTATGTATCGCCTAGGCAGCTGTTCACGCAGCGCCCAAAAGCCTCCAACCCAAAATGCCCGATGTGACCAGCCTTTTTTTACCGCCTTAATGTCTCCCGAATCGGGGTGGACATACATAAAAAAATCTTGCATCGTTATCTCCTTATAAATAGTTTTTGCATATTTTATCGCTAATAGGAATCATATCTTCGCCCCCTGTTATACTTGACTGCATCATCGTATTCGATAATGAAATATTTTCCGTATGAGCCGATATCAAAGCCGTTCTTAATAGCTGCAAGTGCTTGATAAGCATCACACTCTTTTTTTGAATCCGACACATAGTTATTATAACTGTTCGCGTGAAAATTATTTGAAAACAATCCGCTGAACGGAATATTGGTAACGGCGGTTCCTTTGGCTGCGTGGGCACGATATTCCGGCCGATAGGTTATAAGAAGGGTAAATCCGTATTCCTGCGTGTATACCAATCTGTCTTTTGCATACTTTCCATCGTAGTCTATACCGAAGTGTTTATATAAAAAGGCGGATATGATGCAACCGAATATTACAACGCCGAATGCCGTAATGCGCCTACGCCGCTTTCGCTCTTCCTGTTCGGCATTTTTAGCCTTGGTATATGCGTTGATTTTATCGGGTGGAATAAACCCCGGATGCGAAATATTCCGTATCTGAGCCGGCTGCGTGTTTTGTGTTGCATGTTGCGCAGTTGTCTGTGCCGCTGCACTTCGGTGTTCCGGTTGTACCGGTGTTTCATTTTGTACTTCAACTTTTTCTACCGCCTCTGCTGTTTTTACAGTTTCTGCCGCAGTTTCAATTGGTGCAGCCGATTCTTCCT from Treponema vincentii harbors:
- a CDS encoding leucine-rich repeat protein, with translation METIESGAFTKSKIETLEIPNSVKSIGTGAFKNCENLTTVTMPSHKIRYDDDSVFEGCKKLSLKSKKMIRDTGYAGGF
- a CDS encoding septal ring lytic transglycosylase RlpA family protein, coding for MRKYHVLSALVGALLLLPLGAEELLTAETYASYYGEAFNGRPTSSGEIFDMNAYTAAHKTLPFGTFLEVTNLENGKKVVVRVNDRGPFVPNREIDLSKAAAKSLGMISRGITRVSIKRVDSLDHAALVATTDVYSDTTTESAPKGAHPVTDSQPEAVPVQKEAVSDIPAKGSDTAAETAPSKVTQAQASQPNTTQRQPSSVDQQTAKPDTVKGVANRSASAQPAQTPAPVYSQGTSGVLWRIQLGAFAREENALRLVVQLRKAGFDPAYERTEKSVRVVLPGIQPDDLEKVKEALANHSFTDYVIRQESW
- a CDS encoding TatD family hydrolase; the encoded protein is MFTDSHCHLHHISQKAAHFPLILKAMQEEGYPFIMDIGTDAGDFTPRYNTVAEACGKDGSIPDFIHFSAGLWPGRAAIEHPAEALQRLEADIQAILKSGQLYTAVGECGIDRYWNHAGATGTGTDDLAGEETLFKEQLALAKRYGLAVIIHSRDGFEPTLRCIDEVGWHRGVIHCFSYGKKEAEAFLERGWYLSFPGTITYTDNAKTASTIAELVRMVPDDKLLLETDAPYLAPQPVRREVNTPLNISYTYQAASKYRQCSVEHLCETVYRNCHHLFFRCCVKPRTAVSVLHSQRF
- a CDS encoding zinc ribbon domain-containing protein, which codes for MKEFVIYEHPSGDIKAVKKGWSHPAFWLDGFWALYHDLTPQAVTGIALTILSLLGVVGTNWGRALGLLGVSVYYGIKGNDWLKEKLIKSGYVSKCSLQADNPDGAVWRYKAIQKEKQAKQAAQTQADGTQNAPNNDVKICPYCGEQIKKIAVVCRYCNSNLSEPHPTQPAAENTEHNAHTHPDEYKTCPYCGEDIKKAAVKCRYCNSDLPESLPTV